The region ATCGGGGTGCTGCTGAGCTATGGTCTGGATGAACTGATTCCGCGTATTCCTCTGACGACGCCGTTGCGTCTTTGGCGTTGCCTGTGGTTCTGGCTGCCGAATCGTCACAAGGAAAAACCATTGGGTGAGCGTTTGCGTCTGGCGCTGCAGGAGCTGGGTCCGGTGTGGATCAAGTTCGGCCAGATGATGTCGACCCGCCGTGACTTGTTCCCCCCCGCTATTGCTGACCAACTGGCGATGTTGCAGGACCAGGTGGAGCCGTTTGATGGCGAGCTGGCCCGTCGGCAGATTGAGACGTCGATGGGCGGAAAACTGGAAACCTGGTTCGATGATTTTGACGTCAAACCGCTGGCGTCAGCGTCGATTGCCCAGGTGCATACCGCCAGGCTGAAAACCACCGGTAAGAACATCGTCATCAAAGTCATTCGCCCGGATATTCTGCCGGTCATCAAGGCGGACATGCGGCTGATGAATCGTCTGGCCGGTTGGCTGCCGATTCTGCTGCCTGATGGGCGTCGTCTGCGGCCGCGCGAAGTGGTGCGCGAGTATGAAAAAACGCTGCTGGATGAGCTGAACCTGCTGCGTGAAGCCGCCAACGCCATCCAGTTGCGGCGGAATTTTGAAAACAGTCCGATGCTGTATGTGCCGGAAGTCTATTCTGATTACTGCACCGAACAGGTGCTGGTGATGGAGCGTATTTACGGCATTCCGGTGTCGGATGTGGAAGCGCTGAAACGGCATGGCATCAATATGCCGTTGCTGGCCGAGCGCGGTGTACAAGTCTTTTTCACCCAGGTGTTCCGCGACAGTTTTTTCCATGCCGATATGCATCCCGGCAATATCTTCATCAGCTACGAGCATCCAGAAGACCCGCAATATATCGGCATTGACTGCGGCATTGTCGGTTCGTTGAATAAAAACGATAAGCGCTATCTGGCGGAGAACTTTATTGCCTTTTTCAACCGCGACTACCGCCGTGTCGCCGAACTGCATGTAGACTCCGGCTGGGTTCCGCAAGACACCAATGTAGAAGAGTTCGAATTCGCCATCCGTACCGTGTGTGAGCCAATATTTGAAAAGCCGTTAGCAGAAATTTCTTTCGGTCATGTATTATTGAACCTCTTTAATACGGCGCGTCGCTTCAATATGGAAGTGCAGCCCCAACTGGTGTTGCTTCAGAAGACGTTACTGTACATTGAGGGTGTGGGGCGTCAGCTCTACCCGCAGTTGGATTTGTGGAAGACGGCCAAGCCTTTTCTGGAAACCTGGCTGAAGGATCAGGTTGGATTGCCCGCCATGTTGCGCGCATTTAAAGAGAAGGCGCCGTTTTGGGCGGAAAAACTGCCTGAGATTCCCGAATTATTCTATGACGGTTTACGCCAGCATAAGATGCTGAAGCAGAACATGGCGCTGTTGACCAGCGAGCTGCGGACACAACGCACCCGTCATGGTCGGGCCCATTATCTGTTGGGTGTAGGGGCGACGCTGCTGTTGAGTGGGACGATACTGTTGGTCAGTCAGGTAGAGGCCGATGTCGTACCGGCTGGCCTGATCGCCGCCGGTTTTGTGGCCTGGATTGTTGGCTGGCGTTGCACCCGTTGAACCAGCGCCTCATCAGGCGCCTGACGGTCCCTGATGAACGTGTTACATGAATTCCTTTTGAGTAAAGAGGTAAGCACAGTATGGGCGGTATTAGTATCTGGAATCTGTTGGTTATCGCGGTGATCGTGGTACTGCTGTTCGGAACCAACAAACTGAGAACCCTGGGCTCCGACCTGGGCGCGTCAATTAAGGGCTTCAAGAAAGCGATGAGCGACGATCAGCCCGCTGCCAACGACGACAAACAGCAGGACGCTGACTTTGCGACCAAGTCCATTTCGGAACAGAAGCCGCAGGCCAGTCAGGAAGATAAAAGCCAGCATAAAGAGCAGGTGTAACCGGTGTTTGATATCGGGTTTAGTGAACTGCTATTGGTGATGGTGATCGGTCTGGTAGTGCTGGGGCCTGAACGTCTGCCGGTAGCGGTAAAAACCGTGGCGGGATGGATTCGCGCGCTGCGCTCGCTGGCATCGACGGTGCAAAACGAGCTGGTGCAGGAGATGAAACTGCAGGAATTGCAGGACAGCCTGAAGAAAGTGGAGCAGGCCAGCCAACTGCAGAACTTGTCGCCGGAGCTCAAAGCGTCGATGGATGAACTGAAAGAGGCTGCCGAAGCGATGAAGCGCCCTCACGGTATCAAGCTGGATGGCAGTGACGCGCCGGAGCATGTACCGCTTGCCGATCCTGAGGCGGCGCACGATGGTGTTCTGGAAGCCGAGCGTAATGTCGCGCCAGCGGTCACCACGCCTCTCGTTGAGACACCGCAGCCGGCCCCGCGCGGCGATGCAATGACGGCGGTACCGCCGACAGCGCCTGTGTCTGCAGATGTTGCGTCCGTTAGCCATGCTGAAAGCAAGACCAAATCTGAACCGACGACGTCAGTGTCTTCTTCCCAACCTTCTGGTGATCGTTAACCTATGGCTGTTGATCAAACCCAACCACTGATCAGCCATCTGATCGAACTGCGTAAGCGGTTGTTGAATAGCATTATCAGCGTGCTGGCGATGTTTTTGGCACTGGTCTATTTCGCTAATGACATCTATCAGTTTGTCTCTGCGCCGCTAATCAAACAGTTGCCGGCCGGCGCCAGTATGATTGCGACTGACGTGGCCTCGCCGTTTTTCACCCCGATCAAGCTAACGCTGATTGTTTCGGTGTTTTTGTCTGCCCCGTTGGTGTTGTATCAGGTGTGGGCGTTTGTGGCGCCGGCGTTGTACAAACATGAGCAGCGGTTGATGATGCCGTTGTTGGTGTCCAGCAGCCTGTTGTTCTATATGGGAATGGCGTTCGCCTATTTCGTTGTCTTCCCGCTGGCGTTCAGCTTCTTTGCCCAGACCGCGCCGAAAGGGGTGCTGATTGCCACCGATATCAACAACTACCTCGATTTCGTGATGGCGCTATTCATGGCGTTCGGCGTGTCGTTCGAAGTGCCGGTGGCGATCGTGCTGCTGTGCTGGAGCGGGGTGGTGACGCCGGAGAGCCTGAAACAGAAGCGGCCCTATGTGCTGGTAGGCGCGTTCGTAGTTGGCATGTTGCTGACGCCGCCGGATGTGTTCTCCCAGACTTTGCTGGCGATCCCGATGTATTTGCTGTTTGAAATCGGCGTGTTTTTCGCCCGGTTCTACGTCGGCAAACGGCGTCGGGCGGAGGACGAAGACGTGGACGAGTCTGCGCCGTCTCCCTGAGTGGCGTCTCGTCGTGAAACGGCGGCCTTCTTACTGCAACACCTCTTTCGGGAGGTGTTGTTTTTTGGGGTTATCCACCGGGATAACCGTGATGGATTTTTGGATATCTGCGCATGTTCGACATTGGCGTTAATCTGACCAGCTCACAATTTCGCACAGATCGGGAACCGGTGGTGGCGCGCGCCCGTCAGGCTGGCGTGACCGGTCTGTTGCTGACGGGGACCAATGCCGAAGAGAGCGAACAGGCATGTCTGCTTGCCGCGCAATATCCCGATTACTGTTGGTCGACCGCCGGTGTTCACCCGCATGACGCCAGCGGCTGGAGCGACGATACCGCCGGGCTGATTCATCAACTGGCGGGGCGTGAGCAGGTGCTGGCGATTGGCGAGTGCGGGCTGGATTTCAACCGTAACTTTTCCACCCCACAGGAACAGGAGCAGGCGTTCAGCGCGCAGTTGGCGATTGCCGCCGAACGCGCGATGCCGGTTTTTCTGCACTGCCGCGACGCGCATGCGCGTTTTATGGCACTGCTGACGCCGTGGCTCGATAAGCTGCCGGCCGCGGTGCTGCACTGTTTCACCGGTTCCGGCGACGAGCTGAACGACAGTTTGCGCGCCGGGTTGATGATCGGCATTACCGGCTGGGTATGCGATGAACGGCGCGGATTGGAGTTGCGCGCGCTGTTGCCTCGTATTCCGGACGATCGGTTGCTGCTGGAAACCGACGCGCCCTACCTGTTACCCCGGGATTTACATCCTAAACCTGCATCCCGCCGTAACGAACCCTGTTTTCTGCCGCATATTGTCCGTCAGGTCGCGGCCTGGCGCGGGCAGGACGCCGAATGGCTTGGCAGAAATGTGGATGAAAACGCCCGCCGGATTTTCCGGCCGGGCCAGAAAGGAGAATAATTATGAGTCATGCTTTTCCCGGTACGTTTCCCGGACGGCGTATGCGTCGCCTGCGCCGTCATGATTTCAGTCGCCGTCTGGTGGCGGAG is a window of Dickeya solani IPO 2222 DNA encoding:
- the tatA gene encoding Sec-independent protein translocase subunit TatA; the encoded protein is MGGISIWNLLVIAVIVVLLFGTNKLRTLGSDLGASIKGFKKAMSDDQPAANDDKQQDADFATKSISEQKPQASQEDKSQHKEQV
- the tatD gene encoding 3'-5' ssDNA/RNA exonuclease TatD, translated to MFDIGVNLTSSQFRTDREPVVARARQAGVTGLLLTGTNAEESEQACLLAAQYPDYCWSTAGVHPHDASGWSDDTAGLIHQLAGREQVLAIGECGLDFNRNFSTPQEQEQAFSAQLAIAAERAMPVFLHCRDAHARFMALLTPWLDKLPAAVLHCFTGSGDELNDSLRAGLMIGITGWVCDERRGLELRALLPRIPDDRLLLETDAPYLLPRDLHPKPASRRNEPCFLPHIVRQVAAWRGQDAEWLGRNVDENARRIFRPGQKGE
- the ubiB gene encoding ubiquinone biosynthesis regulatory protein kinase UbiB, translating into MTPGELLRLYRIIGVLLSYGLDELIPRIPLTTPLRLWRCLWFWLPNRHKEKPLGERLRLALQELGPVWIKFGQMMSTRRDLFPPAIADQLAMLQDQVEPFDGELARRQIETSMGGKLETWFDDFDVKPLASASIAQVHTARLKTTGKNIVIKVIRPDILPVIKADMRLMNRLAGWLPILLPDGRRLRPREVVREYEKTLLDELNLLREAANAIQLRRNFENSPMLYVPEVYSDYCTEQVLVMERIYGIPVSDVEALKRHGINMPLLAERGVQVFFTQVFRDSFFHADMHPGNIFISYEHPEDPQYIGIDCGIVGSLNKNDKRYLAENFIAFFNRDYRRVAELHVDSGWVPQDTNVEEFEFAIRTVCEPIFEKPLAEISFGHVLLNLFNTARRFNMEVQPQLVLLQKTLLYIEGVGRQLYPQLDLWKTAKPFLETWLKDQVGLPAMLRAFKEKAPFWAEKLPEIPELFYDGLRQHKMLKQNMALLTSELRTQRTRHGRAHYLLGVGATLLLSGTILLVSQVEADVVPAGLIAAGFVAWIVGWRCTR
- the tatB gene encoding Sec-independent protein translocase protein TatB, whose amino-acid sequence is MFDIGFSELLLVMVIGLVVLGPERLPVAVKTVAGWIRALRSLASTVQNELVQEMKLQELQDSLKKVEQASQLQNLSPELKASMDELKEAAEAMKRPHGIKLDGSDAPEHVPLADPEAAHDGVLEAERNVAPAVTTPLVETPQPAPRGDAMTAVPPTAPVSADVASVSHAESKTKSEPTTSVSSSQPSGDR
- the tatC gene encoding Sec-independent protein translocase subunit TatC, with amino-acid sequence MAVDQTQPLISHLIELRKRLLNSIISVLAMFLALVYFANDIYQFVSAPLIKQLPAGASMIATDVASPFFTPIKLTLIVSVFLSAPLVLYQVWAFVAPALYKHEQRLMMPLLVSSSLLFYMGMAFAYFVVFPLAFSFFAQTAPKGVLIATDINNYLDFVMALFMAFGVSFEVPVAIVLLCWSGVVTPESLKQKRPYVLVGAFVVGMLLTPPDVFSQTLLAIPMYLLFEIGVFFARFYVGKRRRAEDEDVDESAPSP